The proteins below are encoded in one region of Takifugu rubripes chromosome 1, fTakRub1.2, whole genome shotgun sequence:
- the LOC101072900 gene encoding dehydrogenase/reductase SDR family member on chromosome X-like isoform X1 gives MLSFVRVHLVPALKLYLLGFKVLLTQLFSKSFRLPVMPRQDGKVVIVTGGARGIGYEVVRLMVGLGAHVIIGGRDEQEGPAAVKRILREHRQAKVEFKKLDLASLQSIRDFVVSFKERKLPLNILVNNAGVMLVPEGRTVDGFEQHFGVNYLGHFLLTWLLLDILKDCGKCGFFSRVVNVSSSAHRIGEIRLNNLNICQYYSAHAAYCNSKLAQVLFSSYLHQELQGGGFSVSSCAVDPGMVDTALYRHLWTPLWLPLSIIAHLLFRTPEEGAAPVLHAALSPALEGECGGGYWASGHKEMTTPPTHDPQLQHSLWETSLHLLGLQ, from the exons ATGCTGTCGTTTGTTCGAGTCCACCTGGTACCCGCTCTGAAGCTTTACCTGCTGGGATTTAAGGTGTTGTTGACTCAGCTGTTTAGCAAATCATTCAGGTTGCCAG TGATGCCCAGACAAGACGGCAAGGTTGTCATAGTGACAGGTGGAGCCAGGGGAATCGGATATGAGGTAGTCCGGCTCATGGTCGGACTGGGCGCGCATGTTATCATAG GTGGGAGGGATGAGCAGGAGGGTCCAGCAGCCGTCAAAAGGATCCTCAGAGAGCACAGACAGGCCAAAG TGGAGTTCAAGAAGCTGGACCTGGCTTCTCTGCAGTCCATCCGGGACTTTGTTGTGAGCTTCAAGGAGCGGAAACTGCCACTAAACATCCTGGTCAATAATG CGGGTGTCATGCTGGTTCCCGAGGGCCGTACCGTGGATGGATTTGAGCAGCATTTTGGCGTGAACTACCTGGGCCACTTCCTGCTGACGTGGCTGCTTCTGGACATTCtgaaggattgtgggaaatgtggTTTCTTCTCCCGTGTGGTCAATGTGTCCTCCTCTGCCCACCGCATTGGCGAGATTAGACTAAACAACCTCAATATCTG CCAGTATTATTCAGCCCATGCAGCCTATTGCAACAGCAAGCTGGCCCAGGTGTTATTCAGTTCCTACCTTCACCAGGAACTGCAGGGGGGAGGGTTCTCGGTGAGCTCATGTGCCGTGGATCCTGGCATGGTGGATACAGCTCTATATCGCCACCTATGGACACCCCTCTGGCTGCCACTGAGCATAATTGCTCACCTGCTTTTCAGG ACTCCAGAAGAGGGAGCTGCCCCAGTGTTGCACGCTGCCCTGTCACCAGCTCTGGAGGGGGAGTGTGGGGGAGGCTACTGGGCCAGTGGACACAAGGAGATGACAACACCACCCACCCATGACCCTCAGCTGCAACACAGCCTGTGGGAAACCAGCCTCCATTTGCTTGGTCTGCAGTAG
- the LOC101072900 gene encoding dehydrogenase/reductase SDR family member on chromosome X-like isoform X2 — translation MPRQDGKVVIVTGGARGIGYEVVRLMVGLGAHVIIGGRDEQEGPAAVKRILREHRQAKVEFKKLDLASLQSIRDFVVSFKERKLPLNILVNNAGVMLVPEGRTVDGFEQHFGVNYLGHFLLTWLLLDILKDCGKCGFFSRVVNVSSSAHRIGEIRLNNLNICQYYSAHAAYCNSKLAQVLFSSYLHQELQGGGFSVSSCAVDPGMVDTALYRHLWTPLWLPLSIIAHLLFRTPEEGAAPVLHAALSPALEGECGGGYWASGHKEMTTPPTHDPQLQHSLWETSLHLLGLQ, via the exons ATGCCCAGACAAGACGGCAAGGTTGTCATAGTGACAGGTGGAGCCAGGGGAATCGGATATGAGGTAGTCCGGCTCATGGTCGGACTGGGCGCGCATGTTATCATAG GTGGGAGGGATGAGCAGGAGGGTCCAGCAGCCGTCAAAAGGATCCTCAGAGAGCACAGACAGGCCAAAG TGGAGTTCAAGAAGCTGGACCTGGCTTCTCTGCAGTCCATCCGGGACTTTGTTGTGAGCTTCAAGGAGCGGAAACTGCCACTAAACATCCTGGTCAATAATG CGGGTGTCATGCTGGTTCCCGAGGGCCGTACCGTGGATGGATTTGAGCAGCATTTTGGCGTGAACTACCTGGGCCACTTCCTGCTGACGTGGCTGCTTCTGGACATTCtgaaggattgtgggaaatgtggTTTCTTCTCCCGTGTGGTCAATGTGTCCTCCTCTGCCCACCGCATTGGCGAGATTAGACTAAACAACCTCAATATCTG CCAGTATTATTCAGCCCATGCAGCCTATTGCAACAGCAAGCTGGCCCAGGTGTTATTCAGTTCCTACCTTCACCAGGAACTGCAGGGGGGAGGGTTCTCGGTGAGCTCATGTGCCGTGGATCCTGGCATGGTGGATACAGCTCTATATCGCCACCTATGGACACCCCTCTGGCTGCCACTGAGCATAATTGCTCACCTGCTTTTCAGG ACTCCAGAAGAGGGAGCTGCCCCAGTGTTGCACGCTGCCCTGTCACCAGCTCTGGAGGGGGAGTGTGGGGGAGGCTACTGGGCCAGTGGACACAAGGAGATGACAACACCACCCACCCATGACCCTCAGCTGCAACACAGCCTGTGGGAAACCAGCCTCCATTTGCTTGGTCTGCAGTAG